CTCAGGTAGCGCCGGAAACGATTGAACTAGAGGTGATCCGAGAGGGGGATTTCTACGGCGTGCGTTTGGGGGATTTGTTGACTGATGTGCCGCGGGTTATCCTCGCCAATGTCTATATCGATCAGTTGGCACTGGGGGATCATCTGATTGCGGCGGCTCAGGTGCGCTACGATGACCCAGCCCATGGGCAAACTCAGCTCATGTCGGAAAGTATTCCTGTGATGGTAACCGTGCAGAGCAATTATCAACCGCAGGTCAACTCAGGGGTACAAATGTCGATTTTGGCTCTAGCAAAATATCGGCAAACGCAAATGGCTGAGGCTAAACTCAAATCCGGCGATCGCCAAGGGGCAGCCACCATGCTACAAACGGCGGCCAAAACAGCGATTCAACTAGGCGACGACAATGCTGCAACCATTCTCCAAAAAAATGCCACACAACTACAAAGCGGCAATGAACTATCTGAAGGCGATCGCAAACGTACCCGCATCGCATCTAAAACAATTATCCAACCCCCCCATTAATCTTCATTAAATTCCACCTGTACAGTCTCCCCCTCAAAACTGACAATATCGCCATGGCGGAGCTTTTTCTTACGACGGGTTTCAGTTTCACCATTAACATCAACAAATCCCCCCTGGATCATGGCCTTAGCCTGACCACCTGTCGCGACAAAATTCATCACCTTTAGAAATTGATCAAGCTGAATCGTTGGTTCATCAGGAGGAAGATTGTTGGCCATCATATTCTCGCAAACAAAACGTTATTACCCTAGAAATTGTACCGTTTGACTTTAGGGAACTTCATTTTCTCCGTAGCCGATAATCAAGCAAAGTTGACCCAGCTATTTATAGCTATTTATAACGAAGGGCGAAGTACACGCCTAAACAATTCACGCACATGTTCCCAAGCATCTGATGCTGCATGGGGTTCATAGCTCCCACGGCGATCGCAGAAAAAACCATGACCAGCATTGTCATAACAAACAATACGATGGGTAACTTGATGGGCTTCTAGTTCAGATTGAATCTGTGCCACCTGTTCAGCCGGAATAGAGGCATCTTCATTGCCAAAAAAGCAGTAAATTTCACCCTTAATGTCCCTCGTAAACTCAATGGTTGCTAGGCGTTCTTTTCCCGGACACCAGTTCGCAATACCCGCGCCATAAAAAGAAGCTGTCGCTGTAACAGCATCTAAAGTTGCACCGAGATAAACCACATGACCTCCAAAACAAAAACCAATTAGACCAACGCCAGTTTGTTGCACTTGGGGCAAAGCGTAAAGGTAGTCAATTGTTGCTTGCAGATCACTCATTAATTCGGAGGCCTTGGTCTGCACCTTATATTGCCGGCCAACTTTAATATCGTCTGCTGTATAGCCCGTTTCAAAACCCGGGGCTATGCGTTGGTAAATTGCCGGGGCGATCGCCACATATCCCAAGGCGGCAACACGTTCCGTAACCTCACGAATATGGGCATTCACTCCAAAAATTTCCTGCACCACCATCACAGCAGGATAAATTTCATCACCGA
This window of the [Limnothrix rosea] IAM M-220 genome carries:
- a CDS encoding RNA-binding S4 domain-containing protein, with product MMANNLPPDEPTIQLDQFLKVMNFVATGGQAKAMIQGGFVDVNGETETRRKKKLRHGDIVSFEGETVQVEFNED
- a CDS encoding dienelactone hydrolase family protein, which gives rise to MNQLTTSNIQIHNGDLQIDAYLARPVGDEIYPAVMVVQEIFGVNAHIREVTERVAALGYVAIAPAIYQRIAPGFETGYTADDIKVGRQYKVQTKASELMSDLQATIDYLYALPQVQQTGVGLIGFCFGGHVVYLGATLDAVTATASFYGAGIANWCPGKERLATIEFTRDIKGEIYCFFGNEDASIPAEQVAQIQSELEAHQVTHRIVCYDNAGHGFFCDRRGSYEPHAASDAWEHVRELFRRVLRPSL